A DNA window from Massilia putida contains the following coding sequences:
- a CDS encoding HD-GYP domain-containing protein, producing the protein MADTLTIPIDQVQIGLYVYLDLKWFQHPFAFSHFKVKTEDQLRILRGLGLATVRVDAALSDIPVPTPAPNRPVPPAPPPMSPEARAESPVMAAKREMMERIREQRENAARIEQAFVNTARAIRDIDRNLFSQPAETIRVAGKLIGQITESILSAPELAINLMGDKLGGEEVYVHSLNVTMLSMMIARDIKLPHEVASLLGMGALFHDVGTKNIPDKVLNKLDPYNHAEQALVETHCHGGFEIGQKLGLAAPALAIIRDHHEMFDGSGYPRHLQGEAASVLARIVSIANHYDELCNPRNPADALTPHEALSLMFAKMRSRFDPKLLQVFIRCLGVYPPGTIVQLANGVVGMVVNVNTAKPTRPQVMIYEASVPREEAIVVNLEQQPDLNIVKSIRPSQVPKDMYNYLSPRKRVSYYFDASDPARRSQS; encoded by the coding sequence ATGGCCGACACGCTTACTATTCCCATCGACCAGGTCCAGATCGGCCTGTATGTGTACCTGGACCTGAAATGGTTCCAGCACCCGTTCGCCTTCAGCCATTTCAAGGTCAAGACCGAGGACCAGCTCCGCATCCTGCGCGGCCTGGGCCTTGCCACCGTGCGCGTCGACGCCGCGCTCAGCGATATCCCGGTGCCCACGCCGGCGCCGAACCGGCCCGTGCCGCCGGCGCCGCCCCCGATGTCGCCGGAGGCGCGTGCCGAGTCGCCGGTCATGGCGGCGAAACGCGAGATGATGGAGCGCATCCGCGAGCAGCGCGAGAACGCGGCGCGCATCGAGCAGGCGTTCGTGAACACGGCGCGCGCCATCCGCGACATCGACCGCAATCTGTTCTCCCAGCCGGCCGAAACGATCCGCGTGGCCGGCAAGTTGATTGGCCAGATCACGGAGTCGATCCTGTCCGCGCCCGAACTGGCCATCAACCTGATGGGCGATAAGCTGGGCGGCGAGGAAGTCTATGTGCATTCCCTGAACGTCACGATGCTGTCGATGATGATCGCACGCGACATCAAGCTGCCGCACGAGGTGGCCAGCCTGCTCGGCATGGGCGCGCTGTTCCACGACGTCGGAACGAAGAACATCCCGGACAAGGTGCTGAACAAGCTCGATCCGTACAACCACGCCGAGCAGGCGCTGGTCGAAACCCATTGTCACGGCGGCTTCGAGATCGGCCAGAAGCTGGGCCTGGCGGCGCCGGCGCTGGCCATCATCCGCGACCACCACGAGATGTTCGACGGCAGCGGCTATCCGCGCCATCTGCAAGGGGAGGCGGCCAGTGTCCTCGCCCGGATCGTCTCGATCGCGAACCATTACGATGAATTGTGCAACCCGCGCAATCCGGCCGACGCGCTCACGCCGCACGAGGCGCTGTCGCTGATGTTCGCCAAGATGCGCAGCCGCTTCGATCCCAAGCTGCTGCAGGTGTTCATCCGCTGCCTCGGCGTGTACCCGCCGGGCACGATCGTCCAGCTGGCCAACGGCGTCGTCGGCATGGTCGTCAACGTCAACACCGCCAAGCCGACGAGGCCCCAGGTCATGATCTACGAGGCCAGCGTGCCGCGCGAGGAAGCCATCGTGGTCAACCTCGAGCAGCAGCCGGACCTGAACATCGTGAAGTCGATCCGTCCGTCCCAGGTGCCGAAGGACATGTACAACTACCTCAGCCCGCGCAAGCGCGTCAGTTACTACTTCGATGCGAGCGACCCGGCGCGGAGGAGCCAGTCATGA
- a CDS encoding diguanylate cyclase, whose protein sequence is MRSERHLKFVALAVFTVMVTVTAVPFSLNRSVNVLMAQSSADQAAQQRLDDILTSMRDAETAQRGFVITGNDAFLEPYDRARRTLPSALHDAKEKARTDAERATVWRITRLVELKLAELDETILLRRRAGFEAAERVVSSKRGKAYMDDLRQLVAAEDARGAARRAALRTELLARSQRSFVVDVVGTACNILALGVLLLVVLRMLRTRRAVAAQLKTQAGQLAEAVALTSRHNRELKLVAELLRAVEAVAALPDAGPVIARFMPKLLPGVAGTLFLLRDDDDNMLDRQTQWGGPSDQPLAIDIDACWALRHGARYKTADYGDPACAHYRESETDAAARLCIPLVTHDELVGMLHLEGLTAGPLQEEQERLAVTVAEQLALALGNARLRESLRRQSVLDPLTGLFNRRHFDAALKRELARSRRKNVPVSLVLVDIDHFKNVNDGYGHAVGDAVLRTIAQQLRLGIREGDIACRYGGEEMVLLLPECTAADAGMRAEAIRVALAAITPNPEGEGPERITASFGVASYPLHAQDAESLFWAADKALYRAKQHGRNRVVTGAEVT, encoded by the coding sequence ATGCGTAGCGAAAGACATCTGAAATTCGTTGCCCTTGCCGTCTTCACCGTCATGGTAACGGTGACGGCCGTGCCGTTTTCGCTGAACCGTTCCGTCAACGTCCTGATGGCGCAGTCGAGCGCCGACCAGGCCGCGCAGCAGCGCCTCGATGACATCCTGACCAGCATGCGCGACGCCGAGACGGCGCAGCGCGGCTTCGTCATCACCGGCAACGATGCTTTCCTCGAACCCTACGACCGGGCCCGACGCACGCTGCCTTCGGCCCTGCACGATGCCAAGGAAAAGGCACGCACGGACGCCGAGCGGGCGACCGTATGGCGCATCACGCGCCTGGTGGAACTCAAGCTGGCGGAACTCGACGAAACCATCCTGCTGCGCCGCCGCGCGGGGTTCGAGGCCGCCGAGCGCGTGGTCAGCTCGAAGCGCGGCAAGGCATACATGGACGACTTGCGCCAGCTCGTCGCGGCGGAAGACGCGCGCGGCGCGGCCAGGCGCGCCGCGCTGCGGACCGAATTGCTGGCACGCTCGCAGCGGTCGTTCGTCGTCGACGTCGTGGGCACCGCCTGCAACATCCTCGCGCTGGGCGTGCTGCTGCTGGTCGTGCTGCGCATGCTGCGCACCCGGCGCGCCGTCGCCGCGCAGCTGAAGACGCAGGCCGGCCAGCTCGCGGAAGCGGTTGCCCTGACGTCGCGCCACAACCGCGAACTGAAACTGGTCGCGGAACTGCTGCGCGCCGTGGAGGCCGTGGCGGCGCTGCCCGATGCCGGCCCCGTGATCGCGCGCTTCATGCCGAAACTGCTGCCCGGCGTGGCCGGCACGCTGTTCCTGCTGCGCGACGACGACGACAACATGCTGGACCGCCAGACGCAGTGGGGCGGGCCGTCCGACCAGCCCCTGGCCATCGACATCGATGCCTGCTGGGCGCTGCGCCACGGCGCGCGCTACAAGACGGCCGACTACGGCGATCCGGCATGCGCCCATTACCGCGAGTCGGAGACGGATGCGGCGGCGCGCCTGTGCATCCCGCTGGTCACGCACGATGAACTGGTCGGCATGCTGCATCTGGAAGGATTGACGGCAGGTCCGCTGCAGGAGGAGCAGGAGCGCCTGGCGGTGACGGTCGCGGAGCAGCTCGCGCTGGCGCTCGGGAATGCGCGCCTGCGCGAATCGCTGCGCCGGCAATCGGTGCTCGATCCGCTCACCGGCCTGTTCAACCGGCGCCACTTCGACGCCGCCCTGAAACGCGAACTGGCGCGCTCGCGCCGCAAGAACGTCCCGGTGAGCCTGGTGCTCGTCGACATCGACCATTTTAAAAACGTCAACGACGGCTACGGTCACGCCGTCGGCGACGCCGTGCTGCGCACCATCGCCCAGCAGCTGCGCCTCGGCATCCGCGAAGGCGACATCGCCTGCCGCTACGGCGGCGAGGAGATGGTCCTGCTGCTCCCGGAATGCACGGCCGCGGACGCGGGCATGCGCGCGGAGGCGATCCGCGTCGCCCTGGCTGCCATCACGCCCAATCCGGAAGGCGAGGGGCCGGAACGGATCACGGCGTCGTTCGGCGTCGCTTCCTATCCCCTCCATGCCCAGGACGCCGAGTCGCTGTTCTGGGCGGCCGACAAGGCGCTGTACCGCGCCAAGCAGCATGGGCGCAACCGGGTGGTGACGGGGGCCGAGGTAACTTGA
- a CDS encoding ATP-binding protein, with amino-acid sequence MNLHQLMIDHSPYMVMVVDPADLRIVVANRTVEQVLGYPAAQLSGMVITDIESSLQDVFYWEDVRGGQYLDIEAQEGEYQCADASLLTVMKSVRVIRDGGRPLLLVRARDCRHERQVEALLEQTLAQLRTTLESTADGILVIDWHGKITSMNRLFSAMWDIPAALLQAGDDDDIIEFIAGQVEEDELIRSRLRQVADTTETQDLFRLKSGRFFECRSRPQFLGERVIGRVFGYTDVTERHRAEEALRESRDQLESKVRERTRDLQEANATLEKEKARQADLIKRLGEAQSQLLQSEKMASIGVLAAGVAHEINNPIGFVNSNLGSLQKYAQAMLRLLDSYEALEDSFSPNDRAEIAKIKKEVDADYLREDLEPLLRESLDGIDRVRRIVQDMKDFSHVDGGGLQYADLEAGLNSTLNVVWNEIKYKAEVTKEYAQIPQIECYPSQLNQVFMNLLVNSAHAIEKHGRITLRTGYDEKQVWIEVEDTGTGIPKDKLGRIFEPFFTTKPVGKGTGLGLSLSYGIVQKHGGRFDVHSEVGKGTRFRIVLPRFRPVPEAGVAI; translated from the coding sequence ATGAACCTGCACCAGCTGATGATTGACCACAGCCCCTATATGGTGATGGTGGTCGATCCGGCCGACCTGCGCATCGTCGTCGCCAACCGCACGGTGGAACAGGTGCTCGGTTACCCGGCCGCGCAGTTGAGTGGAATGGTGATCACCGACATCGAAAGCTCGTTGCAGGACGTGTTTTATTGGGAGGACGTGCGCGGCGGCCAGTATCTCGACATCGAGGCGCAGGAGGGCGAGTACCAGTGCGCCGACGCCTCGCTGCTGACGGTGATGAAGTCGGTGCGCGTGATCCGCGACGGCGGGCGTCCGCTGCTGCTGGTGCGCGCGCGCGACTGCCGCCACGAGCGCCAGGTCGAGGCCCTGCTCGAGCAGACCCTGGCCCAGTTGCGCACGACGCTGGAATCGACCGCGGACGGCATCCTCGTGATCGACTGGCACGGCAAGATCACGAGCATGAACCGCCTGTTCTCGGCGATGTGGGACATCCCCGCCGCGCTGCTGCAGGCCGGCGACGACGACGACATCATCGAATTCATCGCGGGCCAGGTCGAGGAGGACGAATTGATCCGCAGCCGGTTGCGCCAGGTGGCCGATACCACCGAGACGCAGGACCTGTTCCGGCTCAAGAGCGGCCGCTTCTTCGAATGCCGCTCGCGTCCCCAGTTCCTGGGCGAGCGCGTGATCGGCCGGGTGTTCGGCTACACCGACGTCACCGAGCGCCACCGGGCCGAGGAAGCGCTGCGTGAATCGCGCGACCAGCTGGAATCGAAAGTGCGCGAACGCACCCGCGATCTGCAGGAAGCGAATGCGACCCTGGAAAAGGAAAAGGCGCGCCAGGCGGACCTGATCAAGAGACTGGGCGAGGCGCAGAGCCAGCTGCTGCAATCGGAAAAGATGGCCTCCATCGGCGTGCTGGCGGCCGGCGTCGCGCACGAGATCAACAACCCGATCGGCTTCGTCAATTCGAACCTGGGCAGCCTGCAAAAATATGCCCAGGCGATGCTCCGGCTGCTCGACAGCTACGAGGCGCTGGAAGACTCGTTCAGCCCGAACGACCGCGCCGAGATCGCGAAGATCAAAAAGGAAGTCGACGCCGACTACCTGCGCGAAGACCTGGAGCCGCTGCTGCGCGAATCCCTCGACGGCATCGACCGCGTACGCCGCATCGTGCAGGACATGAAAGACTTCTCGCACGTCGACGGCGGCGGCCTGCAGTACGCCGACCTCGAGGCGGGCCTGAACAGCACGCTGAACGTGGTCTGGAACGAGATCAAGTACAAGGCCGAGGTGACCAAGGAGTACGCGCAGATCCCGCAGATCGAGTGCTACCCGTCGCAGCTGAACCAGGTGTTCATGAACCTGCTGGTCAATTCCGCGCACGCGATCGAGAAGCACGGCCGCATCACCCTGCGCACGGGCTACGACGAGAAACAGGTGTGGATCGAAGTCGAGGACACCGGCACCGGCATCCCCAAGGACAAGCTGGGACGCATCTTCGAGCCTTTCTTCACGACGAAGCCGGTGGGCAAAGGGACCGGCCTCGGCCTGTCGCTGTCCTACGGCATCGTGCAGAAGCACGGCGGCCGCTTCGACGTGCACAGCGAAGTGGGCAAAGGCACGCGGTTCCGCATCGTCCTGCCGCGTTTCCGGCCGGTGCCCGAAGCGGGCGTCGCCATCT